Within Vicia villosa cultivar HV-30 ecotype Madison, WI linkage group LG1, Vvil1.0, whole genome shotgun sequence, the genomic segment cgtgtactgaagcagcagttaaagtgaaaaaaatcaactgtcaaagttaattttctttttttgttgttatttttgtttttgttatatgtgaagcatgaaaaatttatttacatgacttgttagaaaacagaaacataataaataactgatatttacggtatgcgggcaaaattaccgataataacctgaaaattgtttactgcacagaaatagaaatatttgactggcagaaaacacacaagttaagatttgatttttgaaaaagagatttgaaaagattttgaaaataatggaatatagtacaaaagttagtgggaaaccaaaaacaattgttaccagtatagtgtgagtttcctgcttctgcgcctgcaaaaagatttaactctgcatgattgtgttagtactatttatctgtaaataaataaatattatttgtgatgtaatgaacagtatttggcgtttgcgcaagaataaattcctctgtaagccaagctactgtataagaaaagttttgaaaaccaagttcttcatatgtcaggatattttgaaaaaatccatgtttatatgagactcttaactttcatattgaaactttcctgaaaaaagaagtgggcaaattttggggtataacagatagTACATTTCACATCAAAGATCTTGGACAACTGAAGTTTTTCCTAGGTCTTGAGGTGCCTCGATCTACCAAAGGCATTACTCTTTGCCAACGCAAATATTGTCTTGAACTTCTAAAGGATGTTGGTCTCACCGGTTACAAACCTTTTTCCACTCCTTTAGATGCCTCCACTTGCTTGCATCAGGATAATGGATCCATCTTTTCTGACATTACAACATATAGACATTTGGTGGGTAGACTGCTTTATCTTACCACTACACGACCAGGTATCGCTTTTGCTACTCAACAGTTAATTCAGTACATGAGTGCTCCTACTGAGTCTTATTATAAGGCTGCATTGCGTGTTCTGCGTTATCTTAAACAATCACCAGCTCGAGGCATCTTTCTCTCTCAAACTTCAGATTTACAAATATCTGGCTTTAGTGATGCTGACTGGGGCGGATGTCTTGACACTAGGAGATCTGTCTCTGGCTATTGTTTCTTTATTGGGCAATCATTGGTGTCTTGGAAAGCCAAGAAGCAAATTACTGTTAGTTGTTCTTCAGCTGAGGCCGAGTATCATGCCCTAGCTTCTTCCACTCGTGAACTTCAGTGGTTGTGCTTCTTAATGCATGACTTACAACATCCTTCACGACTTCCGGTCCTCTATTGTGACAGCCAAAGTGTTATCCATATTTTAGCTAATCCCGTATTTCATGAACGTACGAAGAAACTTGACATTGACTGTCATTTAGTTCGTGAGAAGCTCCAAGCGGGTGTTATGCGTTTGCTACCAGTTTCGTCACGGGATCAAGCTGCTAATATCTTCACTAAGGCTTTAGGATCACAACCATTTCATGACTGTTTGTCCAAGCTTGGCTTGATTAACATATATCAACCTCAAGCTTGTGGGGGGTGACAAAGCATAGGGCTGATGTGGATAACTAAAGGGAAAGAGTTAGTTATAGGGTTTAATAGTTAGTTACTCTAACTGTTTTAGTTAGTTGGATCATAAGTACCTATATAAACACTCTTGTAACTCTATCACAATCAATGAGAATTCATCTTCTTTTCTCTTGTTTAGTTTCTCTCTTTCTTTGTTCTTCACTCCATCAATGGAGTTACACATCATCACTTCAGGATTCACATTTGCTTAGAGGCTCAAGGCTAAGGAGAGAGCGTTCATCTTCCCTCTTTATCAAAGGAGTTCAAATCCAAAAGAATGTCTGggttggaaagagtaattgcaaGTGTAAAGGGGGGAAGGTTCTGTTATTAAGTCTTGGTGATCTTTGGCAACGAGGCTTTTTCGACTTGTTTTGCTTCTAGTGAGAAATTTTCTCCTGGTCAGAAGGTTGGTTTAATGTTGGTTTTGGCGCTGATTTTGTGTTTCTAGTTGAAAGGACTGGTGCAACGTCCCTGCAAGTGGAGGAGTGTCTATTTTGAGGTGGCTTTGGCTAGAGTATTATGTCGAGAGGATTTGTTAGCAGCTGAGGCGTGATTTAGTGGAGTGTAACAATTTCATTTTCTTCTCCTCTCTAGGTCCAGTGTTTCCCGCGGTCTATCGAGCAAGCTCTGGTATCTATTATTTCGGTTTTGATGAATTGGCTCTGTTACTGATATGTTCTTTGGATTGGTGTTTGTTCGGACGGTGTATATTTGGGCATTATTTAtaactttttctttaaatcatTTTCTTGccgtttcaaaaaaaatataagattTCAAGGATATGTTTGAATATTAATGATAATTATCTGTTTGTAAACTATGATCTCCTTCTTAATTTCTTTGGAGTCTACACACCATAGAAGAGTGCATTATTGTGGTTGGTTCAAAGCATTTTTAACAGATTATGGAATCGTTAAGAAGTAAAGTGAGAAGGCAAGTACAAATTACAAACGTGCAACCTAAATCAATCAGTTAAGAACTTAGTGCCCTAGAAAACAACAatctattattaaaatatttcaaatataCTGATCTAATTCATGCATTGTCATCTCAAGGTGGAGTCCTAGATCATCATAGTTAAACTTATGATCAATAGAATCGGATGGAAATCTTAATTCTTTAATCTGCTTACATCTTTCTTTCAAACTTCCTTCCAAATCGAGATGAACACATCCTCGAATATCAAGAGATTCAAGAAGGGGACATCCATCTAAAATAGCTAGCAATCCATTGTTAGTGAGTCCATTATTCAAAATTGTAAGGTGCCGTAGCATAGGCATAGTTTTTGCAATAGCAAATGCAACATCGTCGTACTTATCTTCTACCACATAAGTGGTAGGGCTAAATTTTAGTGATTTCAATAGTGGACAACTTTGGCcgataaattcataaaaatttggTATTTGGTTAAGACAATGACAAATGTCAAGCTCTTCTAAGAATTGCagattcttcacaacttcattgaATGCTACAGTTGAAATGTTGTAGCATTTTTCAAGCCTTATGGATCTTAGGTGACTGGCACTGAAAATTTGATaacaaaaaaaagggaaaagatgTGCTTAAACTGGTTAACATATTTTCTTGTGATCATAATTCATAACAAATTAAtaacagaagaaagaaaaaaaaatgacatattaccTTTTAGCTATATGAATAAGGAGATCATTTGTACCAAATTTCTTAATATAAATATCTTTGAGATGACCACAACTTCTATCAACAGCATAACAACAAATCTTTTCTAATCTGCTAAGATATTCAAAGTACGATTTTGACTGAGAGGGATCAGTGATCATGTCAGTGGTGATACCGGTAATCATGTCAATGGTGCGCCATATGAGAGGGTCCTTGCAAATGTTCCACCAGAGAGGGCACACTACACATGCACTTGTTACTATTTCAAGTGTAGTAAGCCTCTGCAGTATGTTGATAGCTATGTCTCTAGGAAGTTCAAGCCAATTTGGCTTTTCTGTGATCTCAAGATTCTCAATTGTCATTACTGGGCTCAAACAAGAAGAAGCCATAATGCTGCATGTAAACTAAACATACATACACCCTCCGGtcacatttataagcaaaaaaaatggttttcacgattattaagaaattcaattaagtgtagttaactttttagattttggagaaaacattgattaaatttactataatatcctctttattaaatttaatgaagTATTGGAAAATGAAATATAGGGGTATCTTAGGAATTACAGCATTAAATGATTTAGTAAtaattgatttttgcttataatagtgaccaagaattagaccattttttttgcttataatagtgaccggaGGGTGTACGTATATTATATAAAGAGTGAGGCTCAACggttatcaaaattaaaataccGGGAATAACAATAGTCACATGATATTGTATTAACTTCAATAATTAACTTTGTGATGTAAAACCATTTGGATACTCAAGAAAGTGGCTTTGAAAATTGCTTCACGTTGTTAATGCTTTGAATAGCCTAGCCTAGATTTCTATTGATGTGTATATTAATTGATTACCTTTTCCTCATGCACTAGTACGTGTGTGCATTATATAATTAACTCCTACAATGCATTTTAAAATGATCTAAAAGTCAATTAATTTAAATGTAAAAATAACTAAACCACAACTAAAATTGAAAATGGATTAGCCGATGGTCCAACATGATGGATTTGAGTGAATATACACTACGCCGTACAAGTCCTATTACAACGCTTATTTTGGTCTtttagagcgcttaaaagcgctgccatatCCAACGTTGCCGTAGGTAAAGACAGCATTTTTTGGTAcgccaaaagcgctctcgtagcatcccctttagcagcgctttttccagaaaagagaTCTCGTAGCATTCCCTATACCAgcgtttttttttcagaaaagagctctcgtagcatcccctatagcagtTCTTTTTCTAGAAATGCGCTCTCGTAGCCTCCCCTATAGCAGCCCTTTTATtcaaaaaagcgctctcgtagcatcccctatagcagcgctttttccagaaagcgctttcgtaggttgcgcttttttttatctttcatgtttttttttttatcttaggcagcgcttttagttataaagcgctttcgtaggtaggcctttaagagcgtttttgaaagcgttgtcgttgctaaacgcagtattttaaagtgcaacctgtagtTTAAGCCTCTCAGTTCGacttgtaattt encodes:
- the LOC131605007 gene encoding putative F-box/LRR-repeat protein 23, which translates into the protein MTIENLEITEKPNWLELPRDIAINILQRLTTLEIVTSACVVCPLWWNICKDPLIWRTIDMITGITTDMITDPSQSKSYFEYLSRLEKICCYAVDRSCGHLKDIYIKKFGTNDLLIHIAKSASHLRSIRLEKCYNISTVAFNEVVKNLQFLEELDICHCLNQIPNFYEFIGQSCPLLKSLKFSPTTYVVEDKYDDVAFAIAKTMPMLRHLTILNNGLTNNGLLAILDGCPLLESLDIRGCVHLDLEGSLKERCKQIKELRFPSDSIDHKFNYDDLGLHLEMTMHELDQYI